Genomic window (Trichomycterus rosablanca isolate fTriRos1 chromosome 27, fTriRos1.hap1, whole genome shotgun sequence):
TAACTACACCCAACAGCCGACTCTCCATTGTCATGTGACACCTAACACGTGCTTCCTCCTGAGTCTTCTCAAGCAGTCATGGTGGTaccaaaataaaacacttttctttattCTTGTCAATATTAAGTCCAGGGTACCAGAGGATGTGTGAGGAAGAGGATTGTTTGTGCCATGTCTGGTCCATAGATAAATTTTTTCTCCACATAAATATGAGCAAATGACCTTATTTGTACATGTCATGTGACCTAGTGATCCATAAATGTGTTAAAAGCCTTAACaacttactacagtaaaaaagTGAGATTTAAAACGTATTCACACTTCTTTACACAATTTAGATTTGATAGTTGTCCCTGTGTACATATTTGTAGATTAGCCGTATAAGGGATTAATTGCACATATTTTGAGGTTTATTATGTTAAATACTGTCCCAAGAgcaaagataaaaaatgaataaaatcagaTTATCTAATTATAATGAAAAACCTAAATATCTACAGAAGAATGCTCGACCTCCTAAAGACACGATAACATACTTTTAAATGGTGAAAACAGAACACTACAGCCACACTACCTGGGTCAGGCCACTCCTCTTAGCTTACTCAAGGTCAATGTACTGCATTACGtgtaatacatacagtatattaggaTGCAAATATCTCTACATTGGTTAACtgctacatttaaaaaagaaatacacaTGAACACAGAGGACTTAAAGATGTAACGTTTATTTCTGGCGCATTATTAACAGCAGGGTTTTGCGGATGGTCAATAACAGACCACACTATCTACACAGAACATGCAGTAAAAAACATCTCAGAGGCTCACGGGTTTACAGATACAGAGATTAGAGACGTTCAGAGTTGGAAGGTGGCGGAGGTCTGAGCCATGGCGTTATAGATGAACGTGTTGTTGAACGGGACGAACTGGTGTGTGATGAGCTTGATGGCTTCCTGCGCTGCGGCGCCTGTACAGGAGGAAAGAGGTTCGGAGGACAACAGTGAGCCAGGAAGACTAGAGACAACAACTGACTGGAGAGTAAAGAGTTACATAACTATACACAACTTTGCTCACAGACACtcagacatactgtacatgcagTTTTGTAATTCATCATGTACAGTTTTCCAGTGAACACAGGTATAAAGGTAGTAAATCTCACCTCCCAAAAATGCTGCAACTGTGTGGGGTTCTGCAGCTCCGTATCTACAACTACAACACAACCACATGTTatatatacaattaaaaaacatcaTACAAATCATATATATGATCACCAGGACTCAGGATCCACTTGACAGCACTtactaataatatatttttttatatggtCATAGCAACTAGAGTTACTTGTAGTGTAGATAAATATGGACATTAGTCAGATGCTACAAGTGTCTGATTTGTGATCAGACTAGaaacacacagagtttcttaatATGACTCTTCCCATAATAAAGATATTTTACCATGAAATCACACTCATGTACTTTTAATGACACTCACAATTCGTGGATGTAGTCGTCTTTAACGTTGACGTTGAGACTGTACTCCTGCAGCAGGCTGTTCACACACACCTTCAGCTTACTGATATCCTCCTCTACCTGGTAATTATACACACCTGAAACACGACACAAGTTCATAAACGGATTACAACTCAATTGAAAAAAAATCTGGAACAAACTGTTGTTGATCGATAAATGCAAGTTAAGACTTTATTCATATTCATGTCAACAAAGTTCAGAAGTGTCGTGTTCTCTGGATTCATGCACAGAAACATGTATAGTTGTCTAACAACATTTGACAAACTTCTCCACGGTTGCTGGGGACTAATTCGGGGGGTTCAGTCCCTGAACCAGtattaagtgttattaaaaAGATATATGACGAAACACAGAGGTttcaaaaacataaacataaatatatttctCATTTTGTGCATCTAGTTTCCTAGAAAAGCTTTCTATAGTGTCCTCTGTGCTGCTATAAAAAGATTAATGTAGAACTCATGTAGAaacacatcagtacacaccatgTTCAGCAGTACCTGGGTATCGAGAGTGCTGCTGGTAAAAACGATCCACAGAACGCAGCATGAGATAAAGAACCATCTCGCTGTCTGGGTTATCCATACAGgaggctgaaacacacacacggtctAAGATGTTGAAGATCAGCCCTATGGAGAGCACTTTAAAAGGTAAGGTGTTTCCATTTTGTCTGGTTCcactaggaaacactgggcgcaaggcaggaattccAGGTACAGGGCGCCAATCTATCGCACGAACCCCCAAGCCCCCTTCCCAAGGCATAGCAGTGGTATCGAccggctgggcgtctacacgcAGTGCTTTAACCTCAACCCCCTCATATCCCCAAAACATAGgaaatgtctgtatgtagacacctgaccggccgatagcactgtcggggatttgaaccctggatccctgcggtagtgggctagcatagtttaccgctgctccacctgcgCTAGGAaagttttatacatttataatacaATCATTAAACaacaatgtttgtgtgtgtgtgtgcgtcttaCTGATTTCGTCTTTACGTAGACTCTCCACGCCATGTTCTTCCGCCAGAGATCTGCAGTGGATCACCCGCAGAAAAGCTGCATTCTTACCTGCACACAGTTGCACATCAGCAAAACACACTCAGCACACTCACATGTATCTGTGCGTGTGTATCTATCACAAACACATTGGCATCTACAGTtgaagttaaaaaaataacacacactTGTAAAGgacatgtgtttttatttgaatcAGTTATATATACatgcatatacatatatataaattttttactCACAGAATAGTTTGATGTCCTGCTCAGAGATGCTCTCAGGTGGCTTTTAGCATAAAAACAATCAAAATCAGATTATCGtcttatttttttgttaatactgattctaatatgtaatatttactttatatttttacgTATGATGGCTAAAATGATGTAGACAATCTCCCAGTTACTAAGTTCAAATGTTCCATTgacactcattgctaacaggtaaacAAATTATGCTTGTAAAATCTATGGAATCTATGAAATAGTTTTACCTTTATTAGTATTTTGTCCCTTTTAATttaagtttaattaaataaaaataaatcttatGTCCATAATCATAACAACAATACAATTATTTATAGCGTAGTCACCTTTCCGAGAGACTGAAGATGAGACTCAACGTATCTGGCCACAACAGCAGCGTCCTGCATCGCCTTCTCCCTGTACCTGCGtttaacaacacacacacacacacacacggtcacaaAAATTTGTGATTTAGTACCACATATTTTCCCCAATTTGTAACTGTTCAATAAAATGTGCAGACGTTTATTCACTATAGAGAAGCTTAGAACGTCAGCAAGACATGATATTTTACCAGAATCGTCCAAATCTCTGCATTGGGCTGCATCCAGACACTTCAGCCTTGTAAttagttagtgtgtgtgtgtgcgtgtgtgtgtgcgtgacagagagagagagaacgtaCACATTCTGCAGGTTGATGAATTTATCAGAATCAGCGATCATATCCGGGATGGTACCACGTAGAGGAAGTTTTCCGTTTCCTTCATTCTGCACAAAATCCCTCAAGCCTCGAGCCATCAGCCAAAACGGAGGAGTCtaatcatgcacacacacacacacacacacacacacacacacacacacacttaactcaTCAACTGTCCAGAATTACAAGCTGTTTGAGAGCAGTCTGATCATTtcctattattagtattagtagagGTATCTGACCTGTGAGGTGAGGTTCTCACACTGTTCTGAGCTGAAGATCTCCTCCACACTGCTGTTGATCTgtagcacgcacacacacacacacacacacacacacacagtattataATACTATAAGCGAATAAAAAAAACGGGAACAGAGCCGGACTGACTTGTTTACATTACTTCTACTAATCATGTTATAGACATGCCTGTAAATAGCCCTTAACTTTAACATCACTTTTATtgctcacaaataaaaacaaggcAGACTCCTTGTGCTCAATAGCTAAcattttacaaatctgtggttACAGAGTAAAACAACATTTGCTGATGATCAACACCTATGATCATCTTGTAGCCACTGGAGCCAGAATTCACCTTCAGATTTACAAAGATAacattataacatcataaataatttacttttatttatgtcGCCTTGCAGAACAGACACGGTCAGGCTGAGACTGCGAGATTTTAGCTGGAAACAGTCTACAGTTGTGGTTCAGTTTGTTGTTTAACCATGGCTTAGCACTTCAGCTATTTCTTCTTAGTAATTTGgcaatttattttgtgtttgcaGGCTTTACAGATGCAAATTGACTTTCCCGAAGTTAActtaaatgtataaaatcacCGGTTGAGGTTTATAAATCCTAATCTAACTAATTCAGACCCTTGACTGATTGTGCACCAATATCATGACATATTTGGAAGGTACTACAGTTTGTACCTTCATCATTTTGGATCAACAGAATGCAAACTTACGGCTCTGTCCCATTCAGAGGAGCAAATCAAGAAGCAGAAAATTAAAACTCAGCCTGAAACTGCATTCACACAAAAATCTGCagtaattttaaaaacatttgctGTTTTTTGGTTGTACGTGTCTATTGAGACTAACGCTTATTTAAGAACAGCTGTGCACCCCTGGTGTAAGGCCATGGGCAAACCTAAAACAGTGGAACCACTTGGACCCTGAACAGTAGCCTGGTATTTCAATCACAGAGCCACCACGAAAGCAGAATCACAAACCTTGATGGGATTTAAAGCGGTGTTCACATTCTTAACAGCCTCATCAAAGTTCTCCTCGTCTTCTGGAGTCCCGCTTTCATTTTTACGAACCCCTGAGAGAACAAAACAATCAGAATCAGATGAACATTCGcttacagttttttttcttttaatggcATCTCTCTCTTCTGTAATATTCGTACCTTCTCTGATTAGCTGTCTGAACGCCTCCTTTTCCTTGTAGTTTTTCGGTAACTGAAAGTCGTGCTGgaggaaaaaaacaataaaatattcaaAATATGTCGCTGCTGTTCTGGTTTgcataaaggggaaaaaaatgtCCTTCCTCGGTCCAGAATTGTAATTAAACCTCTctgataaaacactgaaatgtcTATTGGTTGAGCAGAGAAATCTTGTACTGCCCTGTAATGACCCAAACTGTCCTGACATTTCAGTTCTTTTGACtagatgagcacaaattcccaccaaCACTTCAAAATCTCATAGAAAGTGAGATTAGGAATTGAggtctcatggtcaggtgtctacatacttttgacaatatacagtagcatagaataaaacagtatataacagtagTTGTATTAATATTGTAGTGTTTATTACCTCGCTGTACCACTTCTCCAGATATTTGGCGATGATGATAATCCACGGTGTGTGACTGTGATCCTAGGGaagaatttaaaaatattactCATTTACAGCATAATTAATAacagttttttattataaacacCCTGTTCTAATCTTTTTCGGACCTTTTTCTCCATGTTGTCGAGGTCGTAGGAGGAGATGTGATGTTTCAGCTCAGTGAACGGTTCCTCCAGTCTCAGATCCTCTAAAGCGTTATCTGGATGAGACTCCACCACTAAACGTGAAGAAAGGATAAAACCAGCTCATCGTTTTTGTGCTCGTACTTTGTTCCTGTGTAAACTGCACGGTTACAGTGATTTATTATTGAACGTACCGGTATGTTCCTTCACGGCGAGCCTCATGTACCCGACAAGTCCGTACGTCCTACAGACGAGGAACGGTACACCGGCCTTCCATAATACATCTCctaacctcacacacacactgcacatacacacacacacacgcgagaGGAAGTGTTACAGACTCGTCTATTCAATCAAATATCTAATACTTATGATCCCACAGCACAGTACAACACATACTTCATGGtccacctgtggcacatccttaTGATTAGCTATAACTGGTGAATTTCTAGTGCCCATTTTAATAGGGTTAGTTTGGCTGCACCCATTATGAAGTTTATGGGCCATACAGGTCATACACGTAGGTAAATGTACTGTCAACATGTCATTCCAGGGCAGTACAAGCCAGTACATGTCAGTACAAGTCATACCAAGCCAATACAATCATGGTACAGGATGCTAGAGGTTAGTACCAGTCTAAAACAGATCAGTAAAAGCTAGTACAGGTCAAAAAGAGGTCAGTACAGGTGTACTAGCGCGTTACCTTTCAGGAAGCTCAACTCCGATAACCAAACTAAATCTGTGGAAGAATTCCTGATCATTATCCAGCAGTTTATCAGCATCCTgcagcaaaaacaaacacatcaaagaataaaacattaataagatGAAGAAAACTGTGGCTCATGCTGCATCACTGTCATGGTGTCACTCCCATGAACCACATTTATACCATTTAGAGTccaaaattaattataatattaaagttatttatttcTAGTAATATTAATGTTCCTCTGTTCACCTACTGATGCTCACATCACATCAGGTTTTTAATTACAATATAAAATTCAGATCATTAAAAATCTTCTTCTGTTTGGGTTTAATAGGGTTGATAAACTCTCACCTCCTCCACAAAATTCCCGGAGACGTCAGTGTTGAGTTCCTGCAGCAACTCTGTAGCCGCTTGAGCTCGACTCTATAAAAGCAACACATCACACAACATGTTGTTAAGAACCTACTAATCTAATAAAtatctaataaataatattttttattctaatgAATAATATTCACCAATCACCATCAAATGTACAAATATACAGTGGATCTTACCTTTCCAATACTCTCACAGCTGAGAAAGAAGCTGAAACATAAACAACATAAATGTGTAGAATTATAACAGagctgtatttattaaaataaatcagtatAATAGAATTTGTTAAGGAATTTAAATTCTGTACTTGTTTCCAACATCCTCCCCGGTAACTTTGTGTCCATCAACTATAGTAAACGCTCCAATTCCTGACAATCAGAAACACACACGATATTCTGTTTgtgaaataatatttaaaacaattttttgAGGTAAAACTGGTAATATATTCGTACCTGGTAAGACGAGGTTTTTGAGGATCTCTGTACCAGATGCTGTAgcattaatcacacacacatgagcATTTTCCAGAGCATCCTGACCGTGATCCCCCCATAACCTaaaaaatacagacagacattaaACCCCAGTGtaaaatatacacatacaagtagttaatttacaaaaaaaactacCCCCTGATACCCAGAATTAATACTTCCATAAACTACATGTAACTCAATACAAAATTACAGACTCCTAACCTGATGACCGAAGCAGGAGGAAATCGATCAGGGAAGCTACCAATAGACCATAACAAATAATAAGGGCTTTCAAGCATTTATGGCTATGATTGGTTGGTCTGTGCATGTGATAACAACATCACAAGCTTTACACAATGCTTTACACAAAGCCTCTTCTAAAAAAGTGCCACACTGCATCCTGTCTGCACTTATGACGGCAGGTG
Coding sequences:
- the nae1 gene encoding NEDD8-activating enzyme E1 regulatory subunit isoform X1 translates to MRMENKTNKEQRYDRQLRLWGDHGQDALENAHVCVINATASGTEILKNLVLPGIGAFTIVDGHKVTGEDVGNNFFLSCESIGKSRAQAATELLQELNTDVSGNFVEEDADKLLDNDQEFFHRFSLVIGVELPESVCVRLGDVLWKAGVPFLVCRTYGLVGYMRLAVKEHTVVESHPDNALEDLRLEEPFTELKHHISSYDLDNMEKKDHSHTPWIIIIAKYLEKWYSEHDFQLPKNYKEKEAFRQLIREGVRKNESGTPEDEENFDEAVKNVNTALNPIKINSSVEEIFSSEQCENLTSQTPPFWLMARGLRDFVQNEGNGKLPLRGTIPDMIADSDKFINLQNVYREKAMQDAAVVARYVESHLQSLGKPPESISEQDIKLFCKNAAFLRVIHCRSLAEEHGVESLRKDEITSCMDNPDSEMVLYLMLRSVDRFYQQHSRYPGTAEHGVYNYQVEEDISKLKVCVNSLLQEYSLNVNVKDDYIHEFCRYGAAEPHTVAAFLGGAAAQEAIKLITHQFVPFNNTFIYNAMAQTSATFQL
- the nae1 gene encoding NEDD8-activating enzyme E1 regulatory subunit isoform X2, giving the protein MRMENKTNKEQRYDRQLRLWGDHGQDALENAHVCVINATASGTEILKNLVLPGIGAFTIVDGHKVTGEDVGNNFFLSCESIGKSRAQAATELLQELNTDVSGNFVEEDADKLLDNDQEFFHRFSLVIGVELPESVCVRLGDVLWKAGVPFLVCRTYGLVGYMRLAVKEHTVVESHPDNALEDLRLEEPFTELKHHISSYDLDNMEKKDHSHTPWIIIIAKYLEKWYSEHDFQLPKNYKEKEAFRQLIREGVRKNESGTPEDEENFDEAVKNVNTALNPIKINSSVEEIFSSEQCENLTSQTPPFWLMARGLRDFVQNEGNGKLPLRGTIPDMIADSDKFINLQNVYREKAMQDAAVVARYVESHLQSLGKPPESISEQDIKLFCKNAAFLRVIHCRSLAEEHGVESLRKDEITSCMDNPDSEMVLYLMLRSVDRFYQQHSRYPGVYNYQVEEDISKLKVCVNSLLQEYSLNVNVKDDYIHEFCRYGAAEPHTVAAFLGGAAAQEAIKLITHQFVPFNNTFIYNAMAQTSATFQL